The proteins below are encoded in one region of Acidimicrobiia bacterium:
- a CDS encoding histidine--tRNA ligase, producing MVERPNFRAPKGTQDVLPPESARWEALLAIFSDVARRFGYGLVQSPMFEDIGVFQRIGEGTDVVAKEMYDFEDKGGRHLALRPEGTAPVARAWVQHRPAVPWKVWYATPAFRYEQPQAGRLRQHHQVGVECIGSADPHVDVEIIALGHAYLWALGLRQWRLVLNFMGTPADRAAYGVILQAWLRARASEIPPADAAKIDAHPLRVLDSKDPVTAALLVEAPPMADHLDGASRAHGDAVQDGLRALGITFEIDPSLVRGLDYYTHTLFEFQSSALGNAQSTILGGGRYDGLIEQLGGPATPGIGFGSGIERVLLTCDAEGVFDRASARLDCFVIDTTGGTAAVTLTQVLRQAGLSADRSFDDRSMKAQMKAAVKASARLALIVGEQEAATGTVAVRDLDHTEQATIDIADVVHHVRQVLHR from the coding sequence ATGGTTGAACGTCCCAACTTCCGCGCCCCTAAGGGCACCCAGGACGTGCTCCCGCCGGAGTCCGCCCGCTGGGAGGCCCTGCTCGCCATCTTCTCCGACGTGGCCCGGCGGTTTGGCTATGGCCTCGTGCAGTCGCCGATGTTTGAGGACATCGGGGTGTTTCAACGCATCGGTGAGGGCACCGACGTGGTGGCCAAGGAGATGTACGACTTCGAGGACAAAGGCGGGCGTCACCTCGCCCTTCGTCCCGAGGGCACCGCGCCGGTGGCCCGGGCGTGGGTGCAACACCGCCCGGCGGTGCCGTGGAAGGTCTGGTACGCCACGCCGGCGTTCCGCTACGAACAACCCCAAGCCGGGCGGCTGCGGCAGCACCACCAGGTGGGGGTGGAGTGCATCGGCTCGGCCGATCCGCACGTCGATGTGGAAATCATCGCGCTGGGCCATGCCTACTTGTGGGCGTTAGGCCTGCGGCAGTGGCGTCTCGTGCTCAACTTCATGGGCACTCCGGCTGATCGGGCGGCCTACGGAGTGATCCTCCAGGCCTGGCTGCGGGCGCGGGCCAGCGAGATCCCCCCGGCCGATGCCGCCAAGATCGACGCGCACCCCCTGCGCGTCCTCGACTCGAAGGACCCCGTGACGGCCGCCTTGCTGGTCGAGGCACCGCCCATGGCCGACCATCTCGATGGCGCCTCCCGGGCCCACGGCGACGCGGTGCAGGACGGACTGCGAGCCCTCGGTATCACTTTCGAGATCGATCCGTCGCTGGTGCGTGGCCTCGATTACTACACCCATACGCTCTTCGAGTTTCAGAGTTCGGCGCTGGGTAATGCCCAATCCACCATCCTCGGGGGCGGCCGCTACGACGGCCTCATCGAGCAACTGGGCGGGCCCGCCACCCCCGGAATCGGGTTTGGGTCCGGGATCGAACGGGTCCTGCTCACCTGCGATGCCGAAGGGGTGTTTGATCGGGCCTCCGCGCGTCTCGACTGTTTCGTGATCGACACCACCGGCGGCACGGCGGCGGTCACCCTTACCCAGGTACTGCGCCAGGCGGGCCTCTCGGCCGATCGCTCCTTCGACGACCGGTCGATGAAGGCCCAGATGAAGGCGGCCGTGAAGGCGTCCGCTCGCCTGGCCCTCATCGTGGGCGAGCAGGAAGCGGCCACCGGGACAGTCGCCGTGCGCGATCTCGACCACACCGAACAGGCCACCATCGACATCGCTGATGTCGTCCACCACGTCAGGCAGGTTCTCCACCGATGA
- a CDS encoding NAD(P)/FAD-dependent oxidoreductase — protein sequence MSEHSEVGVEHVDVLVVGAGISGIGAGCHLIQQRPDAQFLILEAMDDFGGTWQTHRYPGARSDSDLFTFGYRFKPWTGAPIATAEQILTYLAEVIEEHKLESRLRYQHEIRTARWSSEQQRWTLEVIRRDTGESLVFTAGFLWMCQGYYRHAEGYTPTWDGMERFGGAIVHPQNWPAELDYADKRVVVIGSGATAATLIPAMAPACEHITMLQRSPTFFFTGANVNELADTLRELDIPAEWIHEIVRRKILLDQGQIAAMALEFPDLVREGLLAGIREILGPDFDIDRHFNPGYRPWQQRIAFVPDGDLFEGIKRGAASVVTDEIKSFTETGIELESGAHLDADIIITATGFHLNVLGDIAFEIDGTPLDFADTVTYRGMMFTGVPNLVWVFGYFRASWTLRVDLIGDFVARLLAHMDARGAATVTPALRPEDHGMPLLPWVEPENFNPGYLTRGLHLLPHQGDHDPWRHTQDYWSDKTDLPAADLDDGALGYR from the coding sequence ATGTCAGAGCACAGCGAAGTGGGTGTCGAGCACGTGGATGTGCTGGTGGTCGGCGCCGGAATCTCCGGGATCGGTGCCGGTTGCCATCTCATCCAACAGCGTCCGGATGCGCAGTTTCTGATCCTGGAGGCGATGGACGACTTCGGGGGAACCTGGCAGACCCATCGCTACCCGGGCGCCCGCTCCGATAGCGACCTCTTTACCTTCGGATACCGTTTCAAACCCTGGACCGGCGCCCCCATCGCCACGGCTGAGCAGATCCTGACCTACCTCGCTGAGGTGATCGAGGAGCACAAACTCGAGTCGCGTCTTCGCTACCAGCACGAGATTCGCACGGCCCGCTGGTCGAGTGAGCAGCAGCGCTGGACCCTCGAAGTGATCCGAAGAGATACGGGCGAATCCCTGGTGTTCACCGCAGGGTTTCTGTGGATGTGCCAGGGCTATTACCGCCACGCCGAGGGTTACACCCCTACCTGGGACGGGATGGAGCGCTTCGGCGGGGCGATCGTCCACCCTCAAAACTGGCCGGCGGAACTGGACTACGCCGACAAGCGGGTGGTGGTGATCGGCTCAGGGGCAACCGCCGCCACGCTGATTCCCGCCATGGCCCCCGCCTGCGAGCACATCACGATGCTGCAGCGATCGCCGACGTTCTTCTTCACCGGTGCCAACGTGAACGAGCTGGCCGACACGTTGCGCGAACTCGACATCCCCGCCGAGTGGATCCACGAGATTGTGCGGCGCAAGATCCTCCTCGACCAAGGGCAGATCGCCGCCATGGCCCTGGAGTTTCCCGATCTCGTGCGGGAGGGGTTGCTGGCGGGAATCCGGGAGATCTTGGGCCCCGACTTCGACATCGACCGACACTTCAACCCTGGCTACCGACCCTGGCAGCAGCGTATTGCCTTTGTGCCCGATGGGGATCTCTTTGAGGGGATCAAGCGGGGGGCGGCCTCGGTGGTTACCGATGAGATCAAATCGTTCACGGAGACCGGCATCGAGTTGGAGTCGGGGGCGCACCTCGACGCCGACATCATCATTACCGCCACCGGGTTCCATCTGAACGTGCTCGGCGATATCGCATTCGAGATCGATGGCACCCCGCTGGACTTCGCCGACACGGTGACCTACCGCGGCATGATGTTCACCGGTGTTCCCAACCTGGTGTGGGTCTTCGGCTACTTCCGAGCCAGTTGGACACTGCGGGTGGACCTGATCGGCGACTTCGTCGCTCGCTTGCTGGCGCACATGGATGCCCGGGGCGCCGCCACGGTCACCCCCGCGCTACGCCCCGAAGACCACGGCATGCCACTACTGCCGTGGGTGGAGCCGGAGAACTTCAACCCGGGCTATCTCACCCGGGGCCTGCACCTCCTGCCCCACCAGGGCGACCACGACCCGTGGCGCCACACCCAGGACTACTGGAGCGACAAGACCGATCTCCCCGCCGCTGATCTCGACGACGGGGCGTTGGGGTATCGCTGA
- a CDS encoding replication-associated recombination protein A, translated as MPSDLFSAAAEDALAAHAPLAARLRPRTLSDIVGQDHLLGAGQPLRTLVEADRLSSVILWGPPGTGKTTLAQAIAAHTSKSFEQLSAVSAGVKDVREVLERAKQRLGERGQGTILFLDEVHRFSKSQQDALLPGVESGLLTLIGATTENPFFEVNPPLLSRSTLFRLHSLDLDAAAALIQRGLAAEGAEMNEDALDHLASHANGDGRHVLTSLEVAVAIARARATPPVVTLADAEAALGTKALRYGRDEHYDVISAFIKSIRGSDPNAALYWLARMLEAGEDARFIVRRLIILASEDIGEADPQSLLVAVAAAQAVEHVGLPEAQLNLAQAVVHLATAPKSNRTAVGIWKAREDVAHGPSVEVPTHLRDAHYQGAQNLGHGAGYEYPHDHPQGWVPQQYLPAEVADRRYYEPSEHGFEQEIRFRMEGRLDQ; from the coding sequence ATGCCCTCCGACCTCTTCTCCGCCGCCGCGGAGGATGCGCTGGCCGCCCACGCTCCCCTGGCCGCCCGCCTCCGGCCGCGCACCCTGAGCGACATCGTGGGCCAGGATCACCTGCTCGGCGCCGGTCAACCATTACGCACCCTGGTGGAGGCTGATCGGCTGTCGTCAGTGATCTTGTGGGGTCCACCCGGTACCGGAAAAACCACCCTCGCGCAGGCCATCGCGGCGCACACCAGCAAGTCCTTCGAACAACTCAGTGCCGTGAGTGCCGGGGTGAAAGACGTGCGCGAGGTGCTGGAGCGAGCCAAGCAGCGACTGGGTGAGCGCGGCCAGGGCACCATCCTCTTTCTCGACGAGGTGCACCGCTTTTCCAAGTCGCAACAAGACGCGCTGCTCCCGGGGGTGGAGAGCGGCCTCCTCACGCTGATCGGCGCCACCACCGAAAATCCCTTCTTCGAGGTGAACCCGCCGCTACTCAGCCGCTCCACCTTGTTTCGTCTTCATTCCCTCGACCTGGACGCCGCCGCCGCCCTCATCCAGCGTGGTCTCGCCGCCGAAGGGGCCGAGATGAACGAGGATGCCCTTGATCATCTCGCCAGTCATGCCAATGGTGATGGACGACACGTACTCACGAGCCTGGAGGTAGCCGTAGCGATCGCTCGAGCCCGGGCCACGCCACCAGTGGTGACCCTGGCCGACGCCGAAGCCGCGCTGGGCACCAAGGCCCTGCGTTACGGGCGTGATGAGCACTACGACGTGATCTCCGCCTTCATCAAGAGCATCCGGGGTTCGGACCCCAACGCCGCGCTCTACTGGCTGGCCCGAATGCTCGAGGCGGGCGAGGACGCGCGCTTCATTGTGCGCCGGCTCATCATCCTCGCCAGTGAGGACATCGGCGAGGCCGATCCCCAATCCCTGTTGGTGGCGGTAGCGGCCGCCCAGGCCGTGGAACACGTGGGCCTGCCGGAAGCGCAACTGAACCTGGCGCAGGCGGTGGTCCATCTCGCCACGGCCCCGAAGTCCAACCGCACCGCCGTTGGTATCTGGAAGGCCCGGGAAGACGTAGCCCACGGTCCGTCGGTGGAAGTCCCCACCCATTTACGCGATGCCCATTACCAAGGGGCCCAGAATCTCGGCCACGGGGCGGGGTACGAGTACCCTCATGACCATCCCCAGGGTTGGGTTCCGCAGCAGTACCTCCCCGCAGAGGTGGCGGATCGCAGGTATTACGAGCCGTCCGAGCACGGCTTTGAGCAGGAGATTCGTTTTCGCATGGAAGGTAGGCTCGATCAATGA
- a CDS encoding SHOCT domain-containing protein — translation MMRRGRPIMRTAMIVGTATAVSGSVSHRQQKKYAAQEAQAAPAAAPVAAPEAAADEEHDSIAELTQLAQLHSQGILTDEEFAAKKAKILGI, via the coding sequence ATGATGAGACGAGGACGCCCCATTATGCGGACGGCCATGATCGTAGGCACCGCTACCGCCGTGTCCGGCAGCGTGTCCCACCGCCAGCAGAAGAAGTACGCGGCGCAGGAGGCCCAAGCCGCCCCCGCCGCCGCTCCCGTGGCCGCACCAGAGGCGGCGGCCGACGAGGAGCACGACAGCATCGCCGAGTTGACCCAACTGGCGCAACTGCATTCGCAAGGCATCCTGACCGACGAGGAGTTTGCCGCCAAGAAGGCCAAAATTCTCGGCATCTGA
- a CDS encoding class I SAM-dependent methyltransferase, with translation MKNETQWERHAAWWQRHYSQGADPEYEDHILPLVAYHAAGARRVLDIGCGEGQVARQLAASGAQVVGLDPTAAQITAASGRAGGPRYLRGRAEALPCGDAAFDTVVLCAALEHVEDFEVALQEVARVLEPGGRFVLVLAHPFLQTPGAGWVDDRVLNQRYWRIGAYLEEERAFHEAAPGVELLFVHRPLSRYVRAMGRAGLLIDDMDETPPPPRLTAAHWDFPEAATIPRVLLVRAIRAS, from the coding sequence GTGAAGAACGAAACACAATGGGAACGGCACGCGGCGTGGTGGCAGCGGCACTATTCCCAGGGGGCCGACCCCGAATACGAGGACCACATCCTCCCCCTGGTGGCCTACCACGCGGCCGGTGCCCGACGGGTGCTCGACATCGGCTGCGGGGAGGGGCAGGTGGCGCGGCAACTGGCGGCTTCGGGTGCTCAGGTCGTGGGCCTGGATCCCACTGCGGCGCAAATCACCGCCGCCTCTGGGCGCGCCGGGGGGCCGCGGTACCTCCGGGGGCGCGCCGAAGCCCTCCCCTGTGGCGACGCGGCCTTCGACACCGTGGTGCTCTGCGCCGCCCTCGAGCATGTGGAGGACTTCGAGGTAGCCCTCCAGGAGGTGGCCCGCGTCCTGGAGCCGGGGGGGCGCTTCGTGTTGGTTCTCGCCCATCCTTTCCTGCAAACACCGGGGGCGGGCTGGGTCGACGATCGCGTCCTCAACCAGCGCTATTGGCGAATCGGGGCCTACCTGGAGGAGGAGCGGGCCTTCCACGAAGCCGCCCCGGGGGTCGAACTGCTCTTCGTCCATCGTCCTCTCAGCCGTTACGTGCGGGCCATGGGGCGGGCCGGACTCCTCATCGACGACATGGACGAGACACCACCACCACCGCGCCTTACCGCAGCGCATTGGGACTTTCCCGAAGCGGCCACCATCCCCCGCGTGCTGCTCGTGCGGGCCATCCGGGCGTCGTAG
- a CDS encoding S9 family peptidase, protein MSIPPPSAPPRPHTISFHGDDRRDAWYWLRSDGRDDPEVLSHLAAENNFVEQGLAHTQSLQADLFAEMKARIKETDLSVPFRKGGQWFYSRTEEGQQYPILCRTDIEPSPERPENDPVEGEEVLLDMNALAGESDYFALGAYDLAPSQHLLLYATDHDGSELYTMRIRDLRTGTDLPDIIEDTTYGTAWAGDDTIFFVRPDHTMRPFQVWRHTLGTPPEDDVLVYEDNDERFFVTVGLSLTEAWVHISTSSKITSEELVIPAADPTAAPRSLHPREHGLEYDATHAPSATEGDRFVVLTNADGAVNFKLMTTSVEASGREHWTELVGHRPDVKLEGVNAFDAHLVRYERREGVRRIVVTVYGGDERELAMPEEVYDTGPATNAEFHSRTLRFVYTSLVTPNTVFDEDLDTGERRLLKTTEVLGGHDPHAYETGRLWATAGDGTRIPVSYVHRAGLAHDGSAPCLLYGYGSYEACIDPGFSSLRLSLLDRGFVFAIAHVRGGGEMGRPWYEQGKLLHKRHTFSDFIACAEHLVAEGFTSPAGMVARGASAGGLLMGAITNERPDLFAAVVAEVPFVDALTTILDETLPLTVTEWEEWGNPVTDADVYAYMKSYSPYDNVTPQAYPTILATAGLNDPRVAYWEPAKWVQALRSNTTSGKAVYLKTEMQAGHQGPSGRYDAWKDEAFVFAFILDALGLGSPAS, encoded by the coding sequence ATGTCGATTCCCCCGCCGTCTGCCCCCCCTCGTCCGCACACGATCAGCTTCCACGGCGACGATCGCCGCGATGCCTGGTACTGGCTTCGCAGCGACGGCCGCGACGATCCCGAGGTGTTGAGCCACCTCGCCGCCGAGAACAACTTCGTGGAACAGGGCCTCGCCCACACGCAGTCGCTCCAGGCCGACCTGTTCGCCGAGATGAAGGCCCGTATCAAAGAGACCGACCTCTCGGTACCGTTCCGCAAGGGAGGCCAGTGGTTCTACAGCCGAACCGAGGAAGGTCAGCAGTACCCGATTCTCTGCCGCACCGACATCGAGCCATCGCCGGAACGCCCCGAGAACGATCCGGTGGAGGGCGAGGAGGTGCTCTTGGACATGAACGCCCTGGCGGGTGAGAGCGACTATTTCGCGCTCGGTGCCTACGACCTGGCCCCGTCGCAGCATCTTCTGCTTTACGCCACCGACCACGATGGGTCCGAGTTGTACACCATGCGCATTCGAGATCTGCGTACCGGGACCGACCTTCCCGACATCATCGAGGACACCACCTACGGAACGGCATGGGCCGGCGACGACACCATCTTCTTCGTCCGCCCCGACCACACGATGCGCCCCTTTCAGGTGTGGCGGCACACCCTCGGGACCCCTCCCGAAGACGACGTGTTGGTGTACGAGGACAACGACGAGCGCTTCTTTGTCACCGTGGGGCTGAGCCTTACCGAAGCCTGGGTGCACATTTCCACCAGTTCCAAGATCACCAGCGAGGAACTGGTAATCCCCGCCGCTGACCCCACGGCAGCGCCTCGTTCCTTGCATCCCCGGGAGCACGGACTGGAATACGACGCCACCCACGCGCCCAGCGCCACCGAGGGCGACCGCTTTGTGGTGCTTACCAACGCCGATGGCGCAGTGAACTTCAAACTCATGACCACCTCGGTCGAAGCATCGGGTCGTGAGCACTGGACGGAGTTGGTGGGCCATCGTCCCGATGTGAAGTTGGAGGGGGTCAACGCCTTCGACGCTCACCTCGTCCGCTATGAGCGGCGCGAAGGTGTTCGACGGATCGTGGTGACGGTCTACGGGGGCGACGAACGCGAACTGGCGATGCCCGAAGAGGTCTACGACACCGGCCCCGCCACCAACGCCGAGTTCCACAGTCGCACCCTGCGTTTTGTCTACACCTCCCTGGTGACGCCCAACACCGTGTTCGACGAAGACCTCGACACGGGTGAACGTCGCCTTCTCAAGACCACTGAGGTGCTCGGCGGCCACGATCCCCACGCCTACGAAACCGGCCGCCTGTGGGCTACCGCCGGAGACGGCACCCGAATTCCCGTCTCCTATGTGCACCGCGCCGGCCTGGCTCACGATGGCTCTGCTCCCTGTTTGCTCTACGGCTACGGCTCCTACGAGGCCTGCATCGACCCGGGGTTCTCCAGCCTCAGACTGTCGTTGCTGGATCGAGGCTTTGTGTTCGCCATCGCTCATGTGCGCGGCGGCGGAGAGATGGGTCGACCCTGGTATGAGCAAGGGAAACTCCTCCACAAGCGCCACACCTTCAGCGACTTCATCGCCTGTGCCGAGCACCTCGTGGCCGAGGGCTTCACCTCCCCCGCCGGCATGGTGGCCCGCGGGGCGTCTGCCGGTGGCCTACTCATGGGCGCCATCACCAACGAGCGTCCCGACCTGTTTGCCGCGGTGGTGGCCGAGGTTCCCTTCGTGGACGCCCTCACCACCATCCTGGATGAGACCCTCCCGCTTACCGTGACCGAATGGGAAGAGTGGGGCAACCCGGTGACCGACGCCGACGTGTATGCCTACATGAAGTCCTACAGCCCCTACGACAACGTGACCCCGCAGGCCTATCCCACCATCTTGGCCACCGCGGGCCTCAACGACCCGCGGGTGGCGTACTGGGAACCGGCTAAATGGGTTCAGGCGCTGCGGTCCAACACCACCAGCGGGAAGGCGGTCTACCTAAAAACCGAAATGCAGGCCGGCCATCAGGGTCCCTCAGGACGTTATGACGCCTGGAAGGACGAGGCCTTCGTGTTCGCCTTCATCCTGGATGCCCTGGGGCTGGGGTCGCCCGCCTCCTGA
- the aspS gene encoding aspartate--tRNA ligase — MRTHLCGELRQDHAGTTVSVCGWVGRRREHGEHLAFIDLRDHSGIIQCVVDGAADLRSEYVVRITGTVRPRPEGTVNDALATGGVEVGDCTVDILSIAAPPPFPIDERADQVDEMIRLKYRYLDLRRERMQRNLRVRAAVNSAIRGAMERQGFIEVETPMLMPSTPEGAREFLVPSRQVPGSFYALPQSPQLFKQLLMVGGTDRYYQMARCLRDEDLRADRQYEFMQLDAEASFVTEDEVLEFISEAVLAAAEAAVGERPGEIEQMTWHDAIDRFGSDKPDLRFGMELVELTPVFAATEFKAFASAETIKGIRVPGGSAEFGRNKLDALTDRAKQAGAKGLVWMRVGEAGALESPVAKFLSATEQADLVSATAAEAGDLLLLVADEWMTTCEVLGTLRNDIARPPVHEGPYRYVWIVDFPMFVGRSEDGRPKPGHHPFTRPHPEDVDRLESDPMSVRSKAYDLVLNGWELGSGSLRIHEPELQQRIFDLLGISPEEAQRRFGFFLTPFTYGAPPHGGFAFGIDRLVAILAGEENIREVIAFPKPQSGVDPMTQAPTPVEEAQLRDLGLRRLPPRT; from the coding sequence ATGCGCACGCACCTCTGCGGGGAACTGCGACAAGACCACGCGGGGACCACGGTGTCGGTGTGCGGATGGGTAGGCCGACGGCGCGAGCACGGCGAACATCTGGCCTTCATCGATCTGCGTGATCATTCCGGGATCATCCAATGCGTGGTGGATGGCGCCGCCGATCTTCGTAGCGAGTACGTCGTGCGGATCACCGGCACGGTCCGCCCCCGGCCCGAAGGCACGGTGAATGACGCCCTGGCTACCGGGGGGGTGGAGGTGGGCGACTGCACGGTGGACATCCTCTCGATCGCCGCCCCCCCGCCGTTTCCGATCGACGAGCGGGCGGATCAGGTCGACGAGATGATTCGGCTGAAGTACCGCTACCTGGACCTGCGCCGGGAGCGCATGCAACGGAATTTACGAGTGCGAGCGGCGGTGAACTCAGCCATCCGGGGCGCGATGGAGCGGCAGGGGTTTATCGAGGTGGAGACCCCGATGCTCATGCCCTCCACGCCTGAGGGGGCCCGTGAGTTCCTCGTTCCCTCCCGTCAGGTGCCGGGCAGTTTCTACGCGCTTCCGCAGTCGCCCCAGCTCTTCAAGCAACTTCTCATGGTGGGTGGCACCGATCGCTATTACCAGATGGCCCGTTGCCTGCGCGACGAAGACCTGCGGGCGGATCGGCAGTACGAGTTCATGCAGCTTGATGCCGAGGCCAGTTTTGTCACCGAGGATGAGGTGCTTGAGTTCATCTCCGAGGCCGTCCTGGCGGCGGCGGAGGCGGCGGTGGGGGAACGCCCCGGTGAAATCGAACAGATGACATGGCATGACGCCATCGACCGGTTCGGTAGCGACAAACCCGACCTGCGCTTTGGGATGGAATTGGTGGAACTTACGCCGGTGTTTGCGGCTACGGAGTTCAAGGCGTTCGCGTCAGCCGAGACCATCAAGGGCATCCGCGTGCCCGGTGGGTCGGCTGAGTTCGGTCGCAACAAACTCGACGCCCTCACCGATCGGGCCAAGCAAGCCGGCGCCAAGGGATTGGTGTGGATGCGGGTAGGCGAGGCCGGCGCCCTCGAAAGCCCAGTGGCGAAGTTCCTTTCCGCCACCGAGCAGGCGGACCTGGTGAGCGCCACGGCGGCGGAAGCGGGCGATCTTCTCCTGCTGGTGGCCGACGAGTGGATGACCACCTGCGAGGTGCTCGGCACGCTGCGTAACGACATCGCTCGGCCGCCGGTGCACGAAGGGCCCTACCGCTACGTATGGATCGTGGACTTTCCGATGTTCGTGGGCCGCAGCGAAGACGGGCGTCCCAAGCCGGGCCACCATCCCTTCACTCGGCCACATCCCGAGGACGTGGATCGGCTGGAGTCAGACCCGATGTCGGTCCGCTCCAAGGCCTATGACCTCGTGCTCAACGGATGGGAATTGGGGTCGGGGTCGCTGCGGATTCACGAACCGGAGCTGCAGCAGCGGATCTTCGACCTGCTCGGCATTAGCCCCGAGGAAGCCCAGCGGCGCTTCGGGTTCTTCCTCACCCCCTTCACGTACGGGGCGCCGCCCCACGGCGGTTTCGCCTTCGGGATCGACCGGCTCGTGGCCATCCTGGCGGGCGAGGAGAACATTCGGGAGGTCATTGCCTTCCCCAAGCCGCAGTCTGGGGTAGACCCGATGACCCAGGCGCCTACCCCCGTGGAGGAAGCGCAGTTGCGAGATCTCGGTCTGCGTCGGCTGCCTCCTCGCACCTGA
- a CDS encoding DUF948 domain-containing protein has translation MTATDLASLIVAIASVSAVVLLAFGLVAITNTLKEVRLAVKLLRTETVPVVLELGETVRTANDELERVDTLLVTAESISGTVDSASRLAYLVFSNPVIKVLALMSGTGRAARSFHRTRVR, from the coding sequence ATGACCGCTACAGATTTGGCCTCGCTGATTGTGGCGATCGCCAGCGTGTCGGCGGTGGTGCTGCTGGCCTTCGGACTGGTGGCGATCACCAACACGCTGAAAGAAGTGCGTCTGGCGGTGAAGTTACTGCGCACCGAAACCGTGCCGGTGGTGTTGGAACTGGGTGAAACTGTGCGCACCGCCAACGACGAACTCGAGCGGGTCGACACCCTCCTAGTTACCGCCGAGTCCATCTCGGGCACGGTCGACTCAGCCTCTCGGTTGGCCTACCTCGTGTTCTCCAACCCGGTCATCAAAGTGCTGGCTCTGATGTCAGGCACCGGTCGGGCGGCGCGGAGTTTTCATCGAACGCGGGTGCGTTGA
- a CDS encoding FKBP-type peptidyl-prolyl cis-trans isomerase codes for MPDDKPHVYVPAGEAPPAELVTEDLEVGDGAEATVGSQVEVHYVGVSWRTRKQFDASWDRNDSFSFGLGAGQVIAGWDEGVAGMKVGGRRRIVIPPGKAYGRQGAGGVIGPDETLVFVVDLLGVS; via the coding sequence ATGCCTGACGACAAGCCCCATGTGTATGTTCCTGCCGGTGAGGCCCCCCCGGCCGAGTTGGTCACCGAAGACCTCGAGGTGGGCGATGGTGCCGAAGCCACCGTGGGCTCCCAGGTGGAGGTCCACTACGTGGGGGTGTCGTGGCGCACTCGGAAGCAGTTCGATGCCAGCTGGGATCGCAACGACAGCTTTTCCTTCGGCCTGGGCGCCGGGCAGGTCATAGCCGGATGGGATGAGGGCGTGGCGGGGATGAAGGTGGGCGGTCGTCGGCGCATCGTGATCCCGCCGGGGAAGGCCTACGGCCGCCAGGGGGCCGGTGGGGTGATTGGTCCCGACGAGACCCTCGTGTTCGTGGTGGATCTCCTCGGCGTGAGTTAG
- a CDS encoding DUF1269 domain-containing protein, translating to MGPVQILVVSFPGNEFNGDVVPSVAELLESGLIRLIDLVFLTKDREGNVVALEMSDIDDAVGAAFGAHIDQPSGLIAEEDIDDLAEDLELESSAVILLFEHVWATRFRDAVVNSGGEIVSSIPIPLEVIEEVLAAS from the coding sequence ATGGGACCAGTACAGATCTTGGTAGTTAGTTTTCCCGGCAACGAGTTCAACGGCGACGTTGTCCCGTCCGTCGCCGAACTCCTCGAATCAGGCCTGATCCGGTTGATCGACCTCGTGTTCCTCACTAAGGACAGGGAGGGCAACGTCGTGGCGTTGGAAATGTCCGATATTGACGATGCCGTAGGGGCAGCCTTCGGAGCGCACATCGACCAGCCGAGCGGATTGATCGCTGAGGAAGACATCGATGACCTCGCGGAAGACCTCGAGTTGGAATCCTCGGCCGTGATTCTGCTGTTTGAGCATGTGTGGGCCACCCGATTCCGAGATGCGGTGGTGAACTCGGGCGGCGAGATCGTCTCCTCCATCCCGATCCCCCTCGAGGTCATCGAGGAGGTTCTCGCCGCTAGTTGA